The proteins below are encoded in one region of Winogradskyella helgolandensis:
- a CDS encoding SRPBCC family protein: MKAFKSFLLLLLILVIGVSIYIAVQPNSYEVTRTRTIKAPASVIYNTVVDFKTWNSWSSWIETNPEIVVTLGDTTKGVGGSYTWNENGDEGYMSTTGVNPNTSITQEMQFATYPKSDVNWDFKANEDGTTDVTWTISGDNLPFGFKMWSAFSGGMENQVGPDYERSLEKLDSVVLADMKVYTIKVEGTTQHSGGYYLYNTASCKFSDFEKNMTAMLPKVGAYAITHNVTMAGPPFILYHKWDEENDTVMFSTCVPTNSRIITDEAEILTGKLESFTAVRTVLKGNYSNLKEAWDTTMNYIADNNLEMIEGGPMLETYLTDPMSEQNPANWITEIYVAVK; the protein is encoded by the coding sequence ATGAAAGCATTTAAATCCTTCCTCTTATTATTACTCATCCTTGTCATTGGAGTTTCAATTTATATTGCAGTGCAGCCAAATTCGTACGAAGTAACGCGAACGCGAACCATAAAAGCACCAGCATCTGTTATTTATAACACTGTGGTAGATTTTAAGACTTGGAATTCGTGGAGTTCTTGGATTGAAACTAATCCTGAAATAGTGGTAACACTAGGCGATACTACCAAAGGTGTTGGAGGTTCTTACACATGGAATGAAAATGGAGATGAAGGTTATATGAGCACGACAGGTGTAAATCCTAATACCTCAATTACACAAGAGATGCAATTCGCAACGTATCCGAAATCTGATGTGAATTGGGATTTTAAAGCTAATGAAGATGGCACTACGGATGTGACTTGGACAATTTCTGGCGATAATTTGCCTTTTGGATTTAAAATGTGGTCAGCCTTTTCTGGTGGAATGGAAAACCAAGTGGGACCTGATTATGAACGCAGTTTAGAAAAACTAGATAGTGTAGTACTAGCTGACATGAAAGTATATACTATCAAAGTAGAAGGCACCACACAACACAGTGGAGGTTATTATTTGTACAACACAGCATCTTGTAAATTCAGTGATTTTGAAAAAAATATGACCGCTATGTTACCAAAAGTTGGAGCCTACGCTATAACGCATAATGTTACTATGGCTGGACCACCATTTATTTTATATCACAAATGGGATGAAGAAAATGATACTGTAATGTTCTCTACTTGTGTACCAACGAATTCTAGAATTATTACGGATGAAGCCGAAATTTTAACGGGTAAACTAGAATCATTTACAGCAGTAAGAACCGTTTTAAAAGGTAACTATTCTAATTTGAAAGAAGCTTGGGATACCACTATGAATTATATTGCTGACAATAATTTAGAAATGATTGAAGGTGGACCAATGCTTGAAACCTATTTAACCGATCCTATGAGTGAGCAAAATCCTGCGAATTGGATTACTGAAATTTATGTAGCAGTAAAGTAG
- a CDS encoding dipeptidyl-peptidase 3 family protein, which translates to MNLKSLFKICLLALILVSCKNEANEAPTETVEVTETDFSFNVEEFADIKILRYQIPGWENLSLKEQKLVYYLTQAGLEGRDIMWDQNYRHNLKIRHALENIYTNYEGDKTTDDWSNFESFLKRVWFSNGIHHHYSNAKLQPAFSKEYLNELLTATNTTLEGEAFDVLFNDKDSKKVNQAKGIDNVLESAVNFYGPDVTNKDVADFYKTKVSPDQEKPLSYGLNSQLVKENGVLKERVYKSGGLYGAAIDEIVKWLEKAQGVAENEAQGNALGLLIDYYKTGDLQTWDDYNVAWTAATEGNIDYINSFIEVYNDPLGYRGSYETVVQINDFDMSAKMAVLSENAQWFEDNSPLMDEHKKDSVVGVTYKVVNVAGEAGDSSPSTPIGVNLPNANWIRAAVGSKSVSLGNIINAYNNAGGSGRLKEFVHDEEELQLEEEYGQIADKLHTALHEVIGHASGQLNPGVGETKETLKTYASTLEEGRADLVGLYYLYDSKLQDLGLVEDWKKVGKAAFDGYIRNGLMTQLIRLDLGDDVEEAHMRNRQWVSAWAFEKGKADNVIEKVTRDGKTYFNINDYEKLHDLFGQLLRETQRIKSEGDYAAVEALVEGYGVKVDQAIHAEVLERNKQFPSPPYSGFVNPVLVPEMDDAGEITAIKVTQPNAFAEQMLRYSKDYNNLPDVN; encoded by the coding sequence ATGAATTTAAAATCCTTATTTAAAATCTGTCTTCTTGCCTTAATACTTGTGTCATGTAAGAATGAAGCAAATGAAGCACCAACCGAAACCGTAGAAGTTACGGAAACGGATTTTAGTTTTAATGTTGAAGAATTTGCAGACATTAAAATTTTACGTTACCAAATACCAGGTTGGGAAAACTTAAGCTTAAAGGAACAAAAACTAGTTTACTATTTAACGCAAGCAGGTCTTGAAGGTCGTGATATTATGTGGGATCAAAACTACAGACATAATCTTAAAATTAGACATGCTTTAGAGAATATCTATACCAACTATGAAGGAGATAAAACAACGGACGATTGGTCTAATTTCGAAAGCTTTTTAAAACGCGTTTGGTTTAGTAATGGTATTCACCATCATTATTCTAATGCTAAATTACAACCCGCTTTTAGTAAGGAGTATTTAAATGAATTATTAACTGCAACCAATACCACTTTAGAAGGTGAAGCATTTGACGTTTTATTCAATGATAAAGATTCTAAAAAAGTGAATCAAGCTAAAGGTATTGATAATGTCTTAGAATCTGCCGTTAACTTTTATGGTCCAGATGTTACCAATAAAGATGTAGCAGATTTCTACAAAACGAAAGTCTCTCCAGATCAAGAGAAGCCATTATCTTATGGTTTAAACTCACAATTGGTAAAAGAAAATGGAGTTTTAAAAGAGCGCGTTTATAAATCTGGCGGCTTATATGGTGCAGCTATAGACGAAATTGTAAAGTGGTTAGAAAAAGCACAAGGAGTTGCAGAAAACGAAGCACAAGGCAATGCCTTAGGTTTATTAATTGATTATTACAAAACAGGAGATTTACAAACTTGGGATGATTATAATGTCGCTTGGACAGCGGCAACCGAAGGTAATATAGATTACATTAATAGTTTTATTGAAGTGTATAACGACCCTTTAGGGTATAGAGGATCTTACGAAACCGTAGTTCAGATTAATGATTTTGACATGTCAGCAAAAATGGCTGTATTGTCTGAAAACGCGCAATGGTTTGAAGATAATTCACCATTAATGGATGAACACAAAAAAGACAGTGTTGTTGGTGTGACTTACAAAGTGGTAAACGTTGCTGGTGAAGCAGGTGATTCATCTCCAAGCACTCCAATTGGTGTTAATTTACCAAATGCCAACTGGATTAGAGCTGCCGTTGGAAGTAAATCAGTATCCTTAGGAAACATTATTAATGCGTATAATAATGCAGGTGGTTCTGGTCGTTTAAAAGAATTTGTTCATGATGAAGAAGAGTTACAACTCGAAGAAGAATACGGACAAATAGCAGATAAATTACACACAGCATTACATGAAGTTATTGGACATGCCTCAGGACAATTAAATCCTGGCGTTGGTGAAACTAAAGAAACACTTAAAACATACGCTTCTACTTTAGAAGAAGGTCGTGCAGATTTAGTTGGTTTATATTATTTATACGATTCTAAATTACAAGACTTAGGTTTAGTTGAAGACTGGAAAAAAGTAGGTAAAGCGGCTTTTGACGGTTATATCAGAAATGGTTTAATGACACAATTAATTCGTTTAGATTTAGGTGACGATGTTGAAGAAGCACACATGAGAAACAGACAATGGGTTTCGGCTTGGGCTTTCGAAAAAGGAAAAGCAGACAACGTTATTGAAAAAGTAACCAGAGACGGGAAAACATACTTCAATATTAATGATTACGAAAAATTACACGATTTATTCGGGCAATTGTTAAGAGAAACGCAACGTATTAAGTCGGAAGGAGATTACGCTGCTGTTGAAGCTTTAGTTGAAGGTTATGGTGTAAAAGTAGATCAAGCCATTCATGCTGAGGTTTTAGAGCGTAACAAGCAATTTCCATCACCACCATACAGTGGTTTTGTAAATCCGGTTTTAGTTCCTGAAATGGATGATGCTGGCGAGATTACAGCAATTAAAGTAACACAGCCAAATGCATTTGCTGAGCAGATGTTAAGATACAGTAAGGATTATAATAACCTTCCTGATGTGAATTAA
- a CDS encoding phosphoglycolate phosphatase produces MNFKDKDLIIFDFDGTLINSIPDLTLAVNKMLKHYSLHPLTIAQVTPYIGNGAKPLVRRALEYRMQDKALPDTLLKEAFDIYLAAYKDAICIDTFMYPGVLETLKSLDKKGYNMAICTNKPYGFIEPILDTLAITTYFKRWIGEDSLAEKKPSAAPLLHLVKELNTTIEKSIMVGDSKNDILAAQNANMDSIGVSYGYNYNENIVDYKPTVVVDEFAELTKLF; encoded by the coding sequence GTGAATTTTAAAGATAAAGACCTTATTATATTCGATTTTGATGGCACACTAATTAATAGTATTCCAGATTTGACCTTGGCTGTAAATAAAATGTTGAAACATTATAGTTTACATCCCTTAACCATAGCACAGGTCACACCTTATATAGGCAATGGCGCAAAACCTTTGGTGCGTAGAGCTCTAGAATATAGAATGCAAGATAAAGCGTTGCCAGACACCTTGCTAAAAGAAGCATTTGATATCTATTTGGCGGCTTATAAAGACGCCATTTGTATTGATACGTTTATGTATCCTGGTGTTTTAGAAACCTTAAAAAGTTTAGATAAAAAAGGCTATAACATGGCGATATGCACAAATAAACCTTACGGATTTATAGAACCGATTTTAGACACCTTAGCGATTACAACATATTTTAAACGTTGGATAGGCGAAGATTCCTTAGCTGAGAAAAAACCAAGTGCAGCACCATTGTTACACTTAGTAAAAGAATTGAATACAACGATAGAAAAAAGCATCATGGTTGGTGACTCTAAAAATGATATTCTAGCCGCTCAGAATGCTAACATGGACAGTATTGGTGTCAGTTATGGTTATAACTATAATGAGAATATTGTAGATTATAAACCAACTGTAGTAGTTGATGAATTTGCTGAACTTACAAAGTTGTTTTAA
- a CDS encoding AAA family ATPase, translated as MIHLIVGNTGSGKTTYANELKRNINGVVFSIDNWNNVLFLPDKKETDGLEWFLERIERSERMMLDLIHQLENLNTDSILDLGLSKFGHREKFRKFAEMNNYKIKLHFLDVSKTTRLDRVMKRNTEKGATFEFEVTKDNFDFMEKWFERPSENELNNGFVISE; from the coding sequence ATGATTCATCTCATAGTAGGAAATACAGGTTCAGGAAAAACGACTTATGCCAACGAACTCAAAAGAAACATTAATGGTGTTGTGTTTTCAATCGATAACTGGAATAATGTTTTGTTTCTTCCAGATAAAAAAGAAACGGATGGTTTAGAGTGGTTTTTAGAACGCATTGAACGTTCAGAACGGATGATGCTAGATTTAATCCATCAGTTAGAAAATTTAAACACGGATTCTATCCTAGATTTAGGATTGTCTAAATTCGGACACCGTGAAAAATTCAGGAAATTCGCAGAAATGAATAACTATAAAATAAAGTTGCATTTTTTAGATGTTTCTAAAACCACAAGATTAGACCGCGTGATGAAACGGAATACAGAAAAAGGGGCCACGTTTGAGTTTGAAGTGACAAAAGACAACTTTGATTTTATGGAAAAATGGTTTGAAAGACCATCTGAAAACGAACTTAATAATGGTTTTGTAATTTCAGAATAG
- a CDS encoding DUF2971 domain-containing protein, producing the protein MKDEIKKDIKFINDNQISDEDYLWKYLDLHKFLSLIILKSFHLTRLDKFEDKREGISPIHLLFQNHKKEFDNHIMFDNIRTYMTVDTFGGTMNKIQDELNKIQRFNYASCWVIGNKQTESVAMWNLYSDPKSLAIRIKYSDFKKNILKNGYRTSGFGKELICSPVDYLNFQDKNNITEYTDNLSDSVFLKDISFKHENEFRIVAREKEREIPTINYKPNISRSHIEKLYNSAYNNPGTKIELENFEKYNFEIVHHPKSTNWTKENINEIVKRFNIKFDIFDSNLELK; encoded by the coding sequence ATGAAAGACGAAATCAAAAAAGACATAAAGTTTATTAATGACAATCAAATTTCTGATGAGGACTATTTATGGAAATATTTAGACTTACATAAATTCTTGTCTTTAATTATTTTAAAATCATTTCATTTAACTCGTTTGGATAAATTCGAAGATAAAAGAGAGGGAATTTCACCTATTCATTTATTATTTCAAAATCATAAAAAGGAATTTGATAATCATATAATGTTTGATAATATACGAACATATATGACTGTTGATACATTTGGTGGTACTATGAATAAAATTCAAGATGAATTAAATAAAATACAAAGATTCAACTATGCTAGTTGTTGGGTTATTGGAAATAAACAAACAGAATCCGTTGCAATGTGGAATTTGTACAGCGACCCAAAAAGTTTAGCTATTAGAATCAAATATTCTGATTTTAAAAAAAATATTCTTAAAAACGGATACAGAACTAGTGGATTCGGTAAAGAATTAATTTGCTCACCTGTAGATTATTTAAATTTTCAAGATAAAAATAACATTACAGAATACACTGACAACTTATCAGATAGTGTATTTTTAAAAGACATTAGTTTCAAACACGAAAATGAATTTAGAATAGTTGCAAGAGAAAAGGAAAGAGAGATACCAACTATAAATTATAAACCAAATATATCAAGAAGTCACATTGAGAAATTATACAATTCAGCATATAATAATCCAGGAACGAAAATTGAATTAGAAAATTTTGAAAAATATAACTTTGAAATCGTCCATCATCCAAAATCAACTAATTGGACTAAAGAAAATATCAATGAAATAGTAAAGAGGTTTAATATCAAATTTGATATTTTTGATTCAAACCTTGAACTGAAATAA
- a CDS encoding tRNA-uridine aminocarboxypropyltransferase: MQPETKTPRLTCYKCMSPKSTCICKHISPLHTKTRFIILMHPKEYKKEKNGTGHMTKLQLENSEIIVGVDFTNNKRVNDILANENNSSFLLYPGKDNFNLSVSGSSEVKSFMGHHPHLFILDGTWPCARKMLKLSKNLQTLKRVSFDNEIKSKFIIKQQPEPLCLSTIESVYTVLNLLKAGDVEHCDTTDFLLPFEKMIEHQLEYLRNPNNKNYHAIVKNILVAKDIYKTERNTIFEVER; the protein is encoded by the coding sequence TTGCAACCAGAAACAAAAACCCCAAGATTAACCTGTTACAAATGTATGAGTCCTAAAAGCACCTGTATTTGTAAACATATCAGTCCTTTACATACCAAGACGCGTTTTATTATTTTGATGCACCCAAAAGAGTACAAGAAAGAAAAAAATGGAACGGGACATATGACGAAACTTCAACTCGAAAATTCAGAAATTATAGTCGGTGTCGATTTTACCAATAATAAGCGCGTTAATGACATACTAGCAAATGAAAACAACAGCTCTTTTTTATTGTATCCAGGAAAAGATAACTTCAACTTATCGGTAAGCGGAAGTTCAGAAGTAAAGTCATTTATGGGGCATCATCCGCACCTCTTCATTCTAGATGGAACGTGGCCTTGCGCTCGTAAAATGCTAAAACTAAGTAAGAACTTGCAAACCTTAAAAAGAGTGAGTTTTGATAACGAGATCAAATCAAAATTTATCATCAAACAACAACCAGAACCGCTTTGTTTGAGTACTATTGAATCTGTTTATACCGTTTTAAACTTACTCAAAGCAGGAGACGTCGAACACTGTGATACAACGGATTTTCTTTTGCCTTTTGAAAAAATGATAGAACATCAACTGGAATATTTGCGAAATCCAAATAATAAAAACTACCATGCTATAGTAAAAAATATCCTTGTGGCTAAGGACATATATAAAACGGAAAGAAATACTATTTTTGAAGTAGAACGTTAA
- a CDS encoding DUF3095 family protein has product MENIKFYNQLKKSTDTLTELLETESYFSEVPNTWHVVVVDILNSTQAVDEGKHHQVNLTATGAIISVLNFIRKEKQNIEVPYFFGGDGATFIIPTLFLERIIQILDNYSLHIKNHTNLILRVGHISVNYLRGQDFGLKIAKHQLTNQLSIPIVLGNGLKKAEDLIKTNFEESRTHFEKALLNLEGMECRWKQIKPIQTQKKVVCLLLDAIHEDDQRRIYKDVISEMDRFFGTFDNRQPIKTTNLKLNFSIHNIWEEMKISLDQQKLSYVFKKWMSTLIGKFYLNFSNDGKHYLQQIGQLSHTFMLDGMINTVFTAEQSKIDLFIAYLNQLEKDKKIIYGIHITHASVMSCYVLDRKTKHSHFVDGTEGGYTSAAKMLKQKLKHV; this is encoded by the coding sequence ATGGAAAATATAAAATTTTATAACCAACTAAAAAAATCAACTGATACTCTTACAGAGTTATTGGAAACTGAATCTTATTTTTCTGAAGTGCCCAATACGTGGCACGTTGTGGTGGTTGATATTTTAAATTCTACACAAGCGGTTGATGAAGGCAAACACCATCAAGTTAATCTAACCGCTACAGGAGCTATAATTTCCGTTTTAAATTTTATCAGAAAAGAAAAGCAAAACATAGAAGTACCCTATTTTTTTGGAGGTGATGGCGCTACATTTATTATTCCCACTTTATTTTTAGAACGAATTATACAAATTCTAGATAATTATAGTCTTCATATTAAGAATCACACCAATTTAATACTTAGAGTCGGTCATATTTCCGTTAATTATTTAAGGGGTCAGGACTTCGGTTTAAAAATAGCAAAACACCAACTAACCAATCAATTATCGATTCCTATTGTATTAGGTAATGGTTTAAAAAAGGCTGAGGACTTAATAAAAACAAATTTTGAAGAGAGTAGAACTCATTTTGAAAAAGCCCTTTTAAATTTAGAAGGCATGGAGTGTCGTTGGAAGCAGATTAAGCCTATTCAAACTCAAAAAAAAGTAGTCTGTTTATTATTAGATGCTATACATGAAGACGATCAACGACGAATTTATAAAGATGTTATTAGTGAGATGGATCGATTCTTTGGAACTTTTGATAACAGGCAACCTATAAAAACGACTAATTTAAAATTAAATTTTAGTATTCATAATATATGGGAGGAGATGAAGATTAGCCTTGATCAGCAAAAATTAAGCTACGTCTTTAAAAAATGGATGTCAACACTGATCGGTAAATTCTATTTAAACTTTTCAAATGATGGAAAACACTATTTACAACAAATAGGGCAATTATCGCATACATTTATGCTCGATGGTATGATTAACACGGTTTTTACAGCTGAACAATCTAAAATAGATCTTTTTATCGCGTATTTAAATCAACTCGAAAAAGACAAAAAAATCATTTATGGTATTCATATCACGCATGCTTCTGTGATGTCTTGTTATGTGTTAGATCGAAAGACCAAACATTCTCACTTTGTAGATGGCACCGAAGGAGGTTATACGTCTGCAGCCAAAATGCTTAAACAAAAGTTGAAACATGTTTAG
- a CDS encoding glycosyltransferase family 4 protein — translation MRIGIIIGRIGGVDGVALETEKWIDVLKKIGHEVFIMSGEFESWTIDRDHDYLFPALSFFSVEAEWGQRKAFFEPDKNPDALLEHVEKASNRIHFAMRQWIADKKIDVILSENASALPCHLSMGVAIKKLVETTGIPIVTHDHDFHWERGQRYVSVHPEINHYVDKNFPLLLPNVKHAVINTFGVETFKNRFDIDATLVPNVMDFNRVYGVPTPENEFFLRDVGVLKDEIALLQVTRIVRRKGIETAISLIDQLDDKKLKLVITGNNNDDENKEYYNELIDQIHDLNLSRQIIFAAHKVLDHKDLSDVYAHGRAATYFSTYEGFGNAFVETILAKKPIFVNNYKPVYMQDIGNKGFETVMIEDSNLTPESIQQMSDIIYNPKRCIEIGEYNFNIGKKHFSYEVLEEKLSQLFTF, via the coding sequence ATGCGAATAGGTATTATTATTGGACGAATTGGAGGTGTCGATGGCGTAGCACTCGAAACCGAAAAATGGATAGATGTATTAAAAAAAATAGGTCATGAAGTCTTTATCATGTCTGGTGAATTTGAATCCTGGACAATAGATCGTGATCACGATTATTTGTTTCCTGCCTTATCCTTCTTTTCTGTTGAAGCAGAATGGGGACAACGTAAAGCGTTTTTTGAACCCGATAAGAATCCGGATGCCTTATTAGAACACGTTGAAAAAGCATCGAATAGAATACACTTCGCTATGCGACAATGGATAGCCGATAAGAAAATTGATGTTATTCTTTCAGAAAATGCATCTGCATTGCCATGTCATCTGTCAATGGGAGTTGCCATTAAAAAACTTGTTGAAACTACAGGTATACCTATTGTAACGCACGATCATGATTTTCATTGGGAACGTGGTCAACGCTATGTGTCTGTGCATCCAGAAATCAACCACTATGTCGATAAGAATTTTCCATTATTACTGCCCAATGTAAAGCATGCTGTGATTAATACGTTTGGTGTAGAAACATTTAAAAACCGTTTTGATATTGATGCCACTTTGGTGCCAAATGTTATGGATTTTAATCGTGTCTATGGAGTGCCAACGCCAGAGAATGAATTTTTCCTGAGAGATGTTGGCGTTTTAAAAGATGAAATAGCTTTACTACAAGTTACGCGGATTGTAAGACGTAAAGGGATTGAAACAGCGATTTCTCTAATAGACCAATTAGACGATAAAAAACTAAAATTAGTCATAACCGGAAATAACAATGATGATGAGAATAAGGAATATTACAATGAATTAATTGACCAAATTCACGACTTAAATCTATCGCGTCAAATCATATTTGCAGCACATAAAGTTTTAGATCATAAAGATTTGTCTGACGTGTATGCACACGGAAGAGCGGCGACTTATTTTAGCACTTATGAAGGTTTTGGAAATGCTTTTGTGGAAACCATACTCGCTAAAAAACCAATATTCGTGAATAATTATAAGCCTGTTTATATGCAGGATATTGGTAACAAAGGTTTCGAAACCGTAATGATTGAAGACAGCAATTTAACGCCAGAAAGCATACAACAAATGTCCGATATTATTTACAACCCAAAGCGTTGTATCGAAATAGGAGAATACAATTTTAACATTGGTAAAAAACACTTTTCGTATGAAGTATTAGAAGAAAAGTTAAGCCAATTATTTACATTTTAA
- a CDS encoding phospholipase D family protein, which translates to MKIIGTTEISFEIEKILNKAEKFLVLVTPYLKLNQRIKVRLSDAFKRVDNIYILHREKELNYNEANWLKSFDNIKIFPIKNLHSKIYLNEDSLLISSMNLYEYSQVNNHEIGVKMNYSDDTKEYNNTLNEIRIILESQYASSTHNFEEILETTENYSMSRLFRELNDKYSFRNFRKGSQSLYEYISDKSRVLVEFDESELYQDKTAVLRSTELGKERYQILGKELKKLSN; encoded by the coding sequence TTGAAAATAATTGGAACAACAGAAATTTCTTTTGAAATAGAAAAGATACTTAATAAAGCAGAAAAATTTTTAGTTTTAGTAACACCATATTTAAAACTAAATCAAAGAATTAAAGTTAGATTATCTGATGCTTTTAAAAGAGTAGACAATATATATATTCTACACAGAGAAAAAGAGCTGAATTATAATGAAGCTAATTGGCTAAAATCTTTTGATAACATAAAGATATTCCCAATAAAAAATTTACATTCAAAAATTTATCTAAACGAAGATTCCCTTTTAATTTCGTCTATGAATCTTTATGAATATTCTCAAGTAAACAATCACGAAATTGGAGTGAAAATGAATTATTCCGATGACACAAAAGAATATAATAACACATTAAACGAAATAAGAATTATATTAGAATCTCAATACGCAAGTTCAACTCATAACTTTGAAGAAATTTTAGAAACTACTGAAAACTATTCGATGAGTCGCTTATTTCGCGAATTGAATGACAAATACAGTTTTAGAAATTTCAGAAAAGGTTCACAAAGTCTTTATGAATATATTTCTGACAAATCTAGAGTATTAGTAGAATTTGACGAAAGCGAATTATATCAAGATAAAACTGCTGTTTTGAGATCAACTGAGCTTGGAAAAGAACGATATCAAATATTAGGGAAAGAATTAAAGAAACTATCGAATTAA
- a CDS encoding pyridoxal phosphate-dependent decarboxylase family protein, protein MDKRENSIEISKKEFRKMGYQLIDTISDFLDDISNQPVTTTKTPLELQQLLGNSPLPKQGVPADQLLASTSKLLFNNSLLNGHPKFFGFITSSPAPIGALADLLAASVNPNVGGQILSPIATEIEKQTIKWLSEFIGVDPSYGGVLVSGGNMANFTAFLAARTAKAPKSIKEDGLSNTSKQLISYCSKSTHTWIDKAAILFGHGSNSIRWIRTDGSNKMNIEILERTIKEDIKQGHQPFLVVGTAGDVSTGVVDNLEAIGATCKAHDLWFHIDGAYGIPAAVIPELKEVFNGVEEADSIALDPHKWLYSPLEAGCTLVKNPKHLIDTYSSHPEYYNFSLTEEGGSLNYFEYGLQNSRGFRALKVWLALQQIGRDGYVKLISEDIVLSKYFGDLAAQHPELETVTQNLSIATLRYIPEHIEAKGDDINTYLNTLNETLVNTLQAGGQLFLSNAIIDEKYCMRTCIVNFRTTKKDIEECIEIIVKAGRKMHQLLS, encoded by the coding sequence ATGGATAAGCGAGAAAACTCAATTGAAATTAGTAAGAAAGAATTTCGAAAAATGGGTTATCAGCTCATTGATACTATCTCTGATTTTCTTGACGATATTTCAAATCAACCCGTTACAACCACCAAAACACCTTTAGAATTACAACAGCTATTAGGGAATTCACCGTTACCAAAACAAGGAGTGCCAGCTGATCAACTATTGGCATCAACGTCTAAGCTATTATTTAATAATTCACTATTAAACGGTCATCCTAAGTTTTTTGGATTTATTACATCGTCACCTGCGCCAATTGGAGCCTTAGCTGATTTGTTAGCGGCTTCTGTGAATCCAAATGTTGGTGGACAAATTCTGAGTCCGATCGCCACAGAAATAGAAAAACAAACGATAAAGTGGTTGTCTGAATTTATTGGAGTAGATCCAAGTTATGGAGGGGTTTTAGTCAGTGGAGGTAACATGGCAAATTTTACGGCGTTTTTAGCCGCAAGAACAGCGAAAGCACCAAAAAGCATCAAAGAAGATGGCCTTTCAAATACTTCAAAACAACTAATATCATACTGTTCAAAATCTACACATACATGGATAGATAAAGCCGCGATTCTATTTGGACATGGTAGCAATTCTATTCGTTGGATTCGAACAGATGGTTCAAATAAAATGAATATTGAAATTTTAGAGCGAACCATTAAAGAGGACATAAAACAAGGCCATCAACCTTTCTTGGTTGTTGGAACTGCTGGTGATGTGAGCACAGGAGTTGTGGATAATCTTGAAGCTATTGGAGCCACTTGTAAAGCTCACGATTTATGGTTTCATATTGATGGTGCTTACGGTATACCTGCAGCTGTTATCCCTGAGTTAAAAGAGGTGTTTAATGGAGTAGAGGAGGCTGATTCTATTGCGTTAGATCCACATAAATGGTTGTATAGTCCGTTAGAAGCCGGTTGTACCTTGGTTAAAAATCCAAAGCATTTAATTGATACCTATAGTTCACATCCTGAATATTACAATTTTAGTTTAACAGAAGAAGGTGGTTCATTGAATTACTTCGAATATGGACTTCAAAATTCGCGTGGTTTTAGAGCTTTAAAAGTATGGTTGGCCTTACAACAAATAGGACGTGATGGTTATGTAAAATTAATAAGTGAAGATATAGTCTTATCAAAATATTTTGGGGATTTGGCAGCACAGCATCCAGAATTAGAGACTGTAACACAAAATTTGAGTATTGCGACTCTGCGATATATTCCTGAACATATTGAAGCAAAGGGTGATGATATAAATACCTATTTAAATACATTAAATGAAACTTTAGTAAATACATTACAAGCAGGAGGTCAACTCTTTTTATCTAATGCTATAATTGATGAGAAATATTGCATGAGAACTTGCATAGTGAATTTTAGAACGACGAAAAAAGATATTGAAGAGTGTATTGAGATTATTGTTAAAGCAGGTCGGAAAATGCACCAGTTACTCAGTTAA